One part of the Nitrospira defluvii genome encodes these proteins:
- a CDS encoding precorrin-8X methylmutase, whose translation MNDMRQMTALGRSIEDGSFTIIDQEAGPHEFRLDEWEVVRRVIHATADFEFKTLMRFHPDAVRAGVAALQGGCPLLVDVKMISAGLNEERLSSYGCKVHSFISDEDVIATAKANNSTRAIEAMKKAHRLNLLDGAVVAIGNAPTALLEVVRLIREEGAKPALIIGVPVGFVSAAESKDVTLELSTPYIVARGRKGGSPIAVAIIHALLLLSAKVSA comes from the coding sequence ATGAATGATATGAGACAGATGACCGCGCTCGGGCGGAGCATAGAAGATGGCAGTTTCACGATCATCGACCAGGAAGCCGGTCCGCACGAGTTCAGGCTGGATGAATGGGAAGTCGTCCGCCGGGTGATCCATGCCACGGCGGATTTCGAGTTTAAGACCTTGATGCGATTCCATCCCGATGCGGTGCGCGCCGGGGTGGCGGCCCTTCAAGGAGGCTGTCCCCTCCTGGTCGATGTGAAGATGATTTCCGCCGGCTTAAATGAGGAGCGGCTGTCTTCCTACGGCTGCAAAGTCCATTCGTTTATTTCGGACGAGGATGTGATCGCGACGGCCAAGGCCAACAACTCGACGCGCGCGATCGAGGCCATGAAAAAGGCCCATCGTCTCAACCTGCTCGATGGAGCGGTGGTGGCGATCGGCAATGCCCCGACGGCCTTATTGGAGGTGGTCCGCCTGATTCGTGAGGAGGGGGCGAAGCCGGCTCTCATCATCGGAGTGCCAGTTGGATTTGTCTCGGCGGCTGAATCGAAGGACGTCACGCTGGAACTGTCGACTCCTTACATCGTCGCCCGTGGCCGTAAGGGAGGGAGCCCCATCGCTGTCGCGATCATCCATGCCCTGTTGCTCCTTTCAGCAAAGGTGTCTGCATGA